The sequence below is a genomic window from Bactrocera neohumeralis isolate Rockhampton chromosome 4, APGP_CSIRO_Bneo_wtdbg2-racon-allhic-juicebox.fasta_v2, whole genome shotgun sequence.
aaatttcttttgttttctttaaatacTAATTACTATAGGATACTGTGGTTTTAGGGAATACATTAAACttagcaaaaaaaaaccaatgaattttatgaattaatttgattttatgttaatcagtaatttttttaatatatatatattttttgcaaatactcACTTGTAGGCAAACTCCAAATTATCGCCACAGCCACCCCACGTCCAATCATCGTGCAATTGCTTAGGGCGCGACCCACGCGAACAACCACATGACGCCAATTGCCCATCGCGGCAGGCACGAGCTATAAAACTGGTCACCATAGCAGCGGCAAGCGCGTGAATAAAAGCCATTTCCGGTGAGCCTGCAATGAAAATGGtgtaaatttgtttcatttcaTCGAAACTATGGGTGTGTAGGTGGTTAGTTTAGGTGTTcgtaatatattaataatgacgttcaaaattgtatttaatatggGTTGGTTTATGAAATAATGCCTTAGCAAACTTAGAACTCGCTTGCCCGtatgttaaaatatgaaaatgaaagttttttCGCGCATTTGGGGTTTTGATTAATTTACCGCTCTTTAATCGATACGCTCAACAAACTGCACTGTGTCGACAGCAGCTTTTATCGCTCTGAGTGACATGTTGAAAGCCATTTGACAGCGTAACGGTGCCAAAGCTAGCATGAAAATATAGGTTTGCATCGCACGAGAAACTTCCTGCAAGTCAAATTAAGGTTATTCGTTAAGGATAATAGGTCTTTTATAGTATTTCATATTCTTTTTATAGTATTTCAACTTTAGCTTTATCGTTTCCAGAGTTGGGTAGTTTATAAGGCAGTTTTGTGCTTAGTGATCCTATCTGAATAATAAGATCGGAGAACGtagcgttgctttggacaataatcgaggtaaaatttcgtgaagtgaTCTTGCCAAATAAGTAGGCTTTTATATAACAATATGATAATCGGGCAGTTTATAAAGCAGCTATGCTCTGCAGATTTCTTATAgagcataaaattttctaacTATCTCATTCTTTGAATACATGTGCATTTTAACCCACAAATTCCAGAGCTTATAGCTTCTGCaaatatcattaaaatttttattttataaaactgtCATTGGAAACATttgttacaaatatattatttcaaagaaaaatatgatttcTGAGATGACAAAGAAGTGTGTTAAGGATGTCCAACTACATTCTCCTGTGCTTATGTTTGTCATTCCGTAAAATTATTTGGGAGTGTGTTAGAATTTATTGATTGATAAATGAGGAATAcgccgcgaccttaggtctattgttcACTCTCCTGAATCACAAAGACTCAAACTTATTGCTATATTCATATGCCAATACTCggtttaatgaaaatataacatAACCTTCTTAGAAGTAGATAAGTTGAAACCTTTactacaaaacaaaacaacagcagtTCCATATAAATTTCTTCCGGCACTTCAAGTGAGTGATAAGGAAAAAGTACAGCCGTCAAATcagtaataaaattgaaaatttcatgattGCCACATGCcataaaacattacaaaatcCAGTATCAGCACTATTAACTATTTGCACTAATAACTATTTGCACTAATTAAATTGTATCTATCAGTGCTTAGTAGAGTTCTTAGAAATATTACATTTGATAAGGAGTAATTATCTAAACGCTTTACAAGTATATAAAGCAAAGACATTTCGATCAAAATGAACAGTACTCATTGTCTATTTATGTGATTAGCTGAAATCAAATAGCAAAGTTAAGAAACTATTAATCAAAATGAAAGTTCTTGTGCATATTTGCGTGCTCTTGGCTTTGGTCGCAGTCGCTTATTCCGCGAGCTCAACCTGGGGTGTGCAAAATGCTACCGATTATCTACTTATCAACAAACGAGTAACCCATCCAGCAGTACGAAATATTGCGCAGACTTTCTACTTCGATATTCCAGAATCGGTAAGTTACATAAGAAATTATCTGCAACCTACTTCTAAgcccaaaaaagtttttattgtcaCACGACTCATTTTTGCACCGGTGCATTGTAACGCTaattaataactaatttttatttgcagtaTCAGAGCAATAACAAAGTGATTAGCGCCATTTACTTGCGAGACCAATTCCAGAATAGTTCAGGTCCCATTAATACTTTGTTGTATGGTGGACCCGGTTGGACTTACGCTTCTATACAAATGAGAACTCAAGCCGGCTTTGGTTTAAATGTAACATTTGCTGTTTATGGCAGATAAGactatgtataaataatataaaatggttaaagtAAAGGtgctagtatatatgtaaattattattttactcgCTAGGTGAGTGAAATATTGAACAAATTTATAGAGATCGATGTTCACCTCATTTTTTAAAGTGATTTGTGTGCTTCTAAGGTATTTATTTCGCAAATTATTGCTCATTtaatagttttcaacataacgaTTATGAAAAGTAGCACGGTTTTCTCCTATTTTCGCAGTGAACTCGTATAAGTAGCTAAAACATTTGTTTCTAGCTTCGACTTAGGTAAAGtgcttataatatattaataacaacCTTCGACATTGCATTCTATAATGGTTTATGAAGTTATGCCTTGTCAAACTTAGACTCTCtcaaatgtgaaaatgaaaGTTTGCCCAAACTAACAAATTATATTTAGCACATTGGCGCGCATTAAGGgaaatgcaattaatttaacGCTCCTTAAATCGATATGCCCATCGAAGCGCACTGTGCCGAAAGCAGCATTTGTCGCCCTGAGTGACACGTTGAAAAGCATTTGACAGCGCAATGCTAGCACAGTTAACCAGAGTTTCGAAAAACTATTTTGTATATTAgcttgtatgcgtgtgtgtgactgtgtgtgtgtgacctGTCAACAGTATAGTGTTCCATCAGCAACGGCTGCCTATGACACTAATCAACTTCCATTCGATTCAAGTTTAATGCCAAATTAATAATGCTAATATTAATGCATAGCACAGCGACGCAAATACCAcgcatatatgtttatatatacatgtatgtatatcagagGGGGTGGATTTGCAGGGAgccataaaaatggaaaaatcgtGTATACTGGAAATGGTCtatggatcattctgaacaactttttctAAGATACTATGATTTTAAAGACGATTTCGATTTTTGAGGCAAAGTTTTTATGTTCTGTAAAACtttgttcgtcagtttttgagatatccgaatgaaatttaataattggGTGTATTTTGAGATTCTATTGATCGTTATTTGGAATCGGCCAGATTGGACAACTGGTTCACATATCTCGATGTAGCCGATTATTCAGATATTTTATACTTCATCTTAAAAATCACTTGCTGGCGGTTTTAAACCCTTAGTCTCTGTGCCAAAGTTAGTCAAAAAGATAGGTGGATCATTTCCAGTATAGCGATTTTAAAGACAAAAAAGCGATCCgctctaatgtatatacataagtatatatattcttgTCAAAGCGACTCATGTAGTTGCATGCTCTGTGAGACACCTTTTAGGCTTAATGAAGCTACAGGGTGTTGCGCAATCTATGAATCTAATATCAAGAcctatttctataaatttgagCAGTATTGACAAAGAGTAAACATGGaggaaaatacatttatttaaaaagttttaaattggtTTGCATTTACTCTAATTCGAgatttaaagaaaagaatttcaAATTCGTTTTCGACCAATTTTTGAATGGACTAGGTACCAAAGTCGAATAATCTGATTCCGCCTATATACAATACCAACCTCTATCGAATGCCAGAGAGCACATCTCACAAAATTACctcaatttcaaataaatttataaaaaatatttgctacacCCTGTACTCATTTCAAGTATATTTCTGTGTATTCACCATCATAATCCTTATTGACCCATTCGGTGGAAATCAGTCAGTCAACCAAGTAAACTGTACATTTCCGCCACATAGGCGAAATTAATACGTGCCAAGTGTAACGGCAGAGCAAAAGGCAGATAATACAGGGAGATTGACAAACGGGTGCAACGGTGCGTATACGTGTCGTcagccaaatgtcacatcaattCCCTGCATGTGAATGCGAATATAGGGTAATAGGAAGTGGTGTACAAATAGGCATGCTTATACAGAATAttaggtatatatatgtaagagcTAGAGGGCTACTCTTCTGTAACAAGGCtttataaagtttacaaaaaaaagtaatttttgaccGAAAAATTCTGCtctaatattttcattgggTATTTAATTTTGTCCGGTGTTCTGACGGCTATGTAAATCTACTTATATATACTAATACCACCACACATACTACATTTGTAGCGCATGACAACCGGATGTGGCTTTGATCTCATACACCACCACACATACACAGTTGTTTCCGCTCTCCGCTTAGTTAAGCATTAATTGCGCTTCACGGCATTACACAACCAAAGCTCCGTTGCATTGCCAAAAAGGTAACGGCCGGAATAAATGTGTGTAAAGTAGCCAAGGAAAATGTAACTAACGCAAATAgcacacatacaacaacaactcacGACTTCCTTACTTTCATACCGAAGTTGGCAACATTGTTGACCTTAATGCGAGTTACATAGCTATATTGGccataaaattatgtatatgtacccaCTGAGGCATGCGGTTTTGTATGCTTTTATCGGGGTTTTGGCAAATAAAATGCGTCAGCATGACTTCattcttttaattgaaataaaatttcaatgaatcTGTAGTACATAAAAGCACTCTCCACAAAGGACACACTATCAGCGCGCAGCATGATCTCTTACATTTTTGTGCAGATTCAAAGCAAAAAGACGCTTGCTAATCAAACTGAGTTGGCTGCAAGCTGCGACAAATTGTCTCCGTCTGACAAGCgtcttttacttttatatttttattatcggCGCTGTCTTTTAACGTCGATATGTCGTGACAGCTCCGGTATGCTTTGCGATAATAATATTGATTTTGACTTAAATTTTTGCGTTTGAGTAAATTTTAATGTAATGTGGCTCTAAGCGGATTATGAAATGTAGTTAACTAGAAAAAATAGCAACTCACCGTGTGTTTTTTGTAACGGTCTCTAATGTCTTCCCAATTTTGATGCAGACGCGTGGGCAGTTCTTCGCGGAGATCGAAGAGTTTGCAATTTGGGACGAGTGTGAGTAAACAGAGACATGAAATGCTTACGGTCTGGtatttttggtttgtttggcattttattctGATGTACTTGTAATATTCGTGTTATTTTCTAGGTTACTTAATTTATTGGAATTGTTTgtcattaattttcaatttaaaaaatgttaagctAATAATGAGATTTATTAACTTAGAAACTTGCTTTTGAGTATATCTCTCTTtgatgtaaaattttgtttcacaattttactaaaatctgcCAAGAGTTTTTAAGAGAAAAGCTTACTTTCATATTACAAATGATCATAGTCAAAAAAGCTTTGAATCTCCGTTGATTTGTAAGAACAATATTCATCTCTCTGTAACAATTCGGATATAAAAAGactcggactgacaaaaaaactaAGTTCATACGTACATTATTGTAATCTTCGAATGACCTTCAGTACCTTCGGGTTATTTTACACTTTCGATGTCATAATCATAAAGCAGCGTCTTAACGACAGTAATGATGCGGCTGATAAATGTAGGGTTCTCGGTTACGTTGTCAAGCATATTTTTTTCGACCTCTATtcgacgtcgtttttgcaaaaaattcatatatttttgtacaagTCTAACATTGACACACTTCATACCCAAAAAAAGTGGGAACATAATTTATTGAGTGGATACATAAGAAATGTTGGAATATTCTGTTATCTCTTTAATGCTAAGCGGACCATTTTCAAgcaatgtttttcattttttccgaTAATATAGACATTAACCGAGTTGGATGGGTGATTCAATTAGGTAAGTTTCATTGTTATAACCTTCACTGGCTGCCTTCTGTCACGCAATTACTTTAgttcttgaaaaattaaatttcaagaaaatttttatttttgaatttttatagatttttgttttcatgcACCGTGGCGAACGAGGTAGATCAAACCCGTACCCATGAAAGCCGTTTTCTCAAAACCGAAATATACTCGATTTTTTATCTGACCAAAGACAGTCAACTcggcaacatttttcaaaattaagtcAGACATGTTTTCTGTCgatacaaccacaacaacaccaGGAAAGAtcaagcaaatataaaattcgATGGCGCATCGTTTTtgtttatacaacaacaacaacaccaggaaagatcaaacaaatataaaattcgaTAGCACCGACGAACCTTTGTAAGACCCATCACTCATTCGATAAATTCTCCTATTGATAAATTCTCGTTTTTAAAAACGACTTTCGATGGAATTGAGACCGTGTGTTATTCGGGAAACCAATAACTCTTTTCATACACCTAACTGCTCATTCGAATATACATAACAGCTGTCAGACGGTTAAAGCATGTGGGGtagattttaaatattgcaatcTCACTCaccttcaataattttatttaccgACCGAAAAATATCATAACGATTTTCTAAGCAAaggtacattttttaataaaaaaataaaatgatatatCAAACTCAAAACTGCCAAACAGTATATTTCTTCACAACATACACATTTCTCTAACAATAAAAGGGcgctgataatttttttttttaataaagaattcatttcaaatgtttactctagcaatatacatataaacccaCATTGATATATGATATCCCCAGAAATCGAAAAGACCGGCCAAGTATCAACGAGCTGTCAAATAATCAAATCAAAAGCCAGCAAAAGTCAAGAGAGAAATATTCGACACACGAGAGTGGCCAAAGAGGAATTCATATGATATGGGTAATAGAATATTAAACAATGGCATTTATATGCACATGTTAGGTATGcgtaagtgtgtatatgtgtgcgtgtgttcaTTAAATACACAACAGTTGCATGTGTGCACTCGATCATTGCGACTGTCAACGCTATGATGGACTATCACTCGGCATTTATGTTTATACATAACTCTGTGGGtgaatgaatatacatatgtgcgagTGAATGAATATACATGTGTGTGAGAGTGGTATCAATGTACTTGAGTTTATATTGAGGATATTGCAGAGCCACCGTTGGTGGTGAATTGGATGCCCCTAACCCATCAGGCATTAActggtatatatttttctatacatGTGTgcgtttaaattcaaatgtaaaACTGTAAATATTGACAGAGTATTTATttctcatatatatacatatgtatgcatatacaagtGGTTGTGACATAACTATAGAAAGGCCACAAGAGCCGATTGCGCGAAATTTTGCGCAAAAACCTTCGTTGATAGCGATTTTCTATGCTCATTTCAATATcggcattgtttttgtttctgttttattaATTCCTTCATTTTAATGCTCGTTCTATTACAGCCTCTGGCAGCTGACGCTTGCTGTTCACCATTGTCGTCTGCTTGCTTTCAGCCACTCTTATCGTTGCATaatcacacacacgcatactaAATGCCGGTGCCACATCTCTTTCTTGAAGCTCACAATTATTGCCACACATTCAAAATttcatactcgtacatacatccatacacacatatacacatacatatacatatgtatattatatatagcgATATCTAAGTCATCCATCGATGCGGGTGTTCTTCCACTCGGAAATCGGAGGGTTCCATCGCAGTTACTTGTTTTCCTTGTTCggtttggcttttgtttgttttgtgtgttaatttgatatttttcaatgaaaGGTTTTGTGTATTTGATGGATTTTGCATATCAAATCGTAATCGTAAACTGAATCACTGAACGACAGCAGCTGGTGCatcaaacaaagcaaaaatctgGCAGTAAGTGAGTTGAGGGGTCGGCGGAGATTGCTTACATTGGCAATGCAAAGGCGGCAGATGTTAAAGTGCACGGCATAGGGCGATTGTTGACACTTGTCGGTGATTGGGCGTACGATGATGGATTCATATTCACAAAACCATACAAAATTTGATAAGAATTCAATGGCAGCACTGTTAAGTATTGACTTTTGTATAAGAAAACGAAAAACCCAGCAAATATTGTACTGTAGTATATTGCTTACTGAATTGAATTAAggaaataaatttcgaaatattgtttttatagaaatttcatTTTGCTAAAAATAGCCACATACTCAAAACTACAATTCTTATAAATTCTGAAAACGTGTTAGCTAcaaaaattttggtataaaaaatatgtataatatttgagaatatgtttgtaggtgtgatttttttagtacagcttaaagaaaagaatttttgatAGCTATAGAGCTACGTATTCTCCGTTAATATGCAATCGTAAACTGTCTTGCTGCCTTAAAGTGGCCAtccacgacacacatgtgcgttcgatcggtatgtgtgcgatTGCGGTTTACTCGTGTACGGGCTTAGGCGcataccgatccatgttcgcgaaaatgtttaattttttgcgaTCGGTGTAAtgtatgtcgtgtatggcgCTGTGTGCatacaaaatctcatttctctcgtgtcgccgaataGGAAAGATAGCAGACGAACAATTTTCCGCCTGTTGTGTGGTAAGTTTCGTCAAGTAAAATTATTCGAATGGCATTTACCAATAATTTGGCTTGGTCAATAATATTATCTTCAACTAAAGTCCAAGTAGTAGTGTTGTAGGGCTTTTATCTGCCCTAAATTTTAAACATAGCGATATTTAGTAAGCAAGCAAGCTAAGGAACTTTAAGAAGCGGCTTTATTTGATGAACTTTGGATGTTTTTAAGATGATTATTTTTAATCATCATATGGACCATTGACGCCACATGACTTTCTGTGGAAGAAAAAGTGAGACAATCAAATGCCATTCATAACTTCATATCTCACCTTCACTGGGTTTCATTTATTTCTGACAACAGAGTAAACAGACTGTGTTTTCGACACGCTCTTAAGTTCAAAGCTTTTTCGATGTTCGAGGTGGTATTCATATCAGTCGTttataatatcataaaaaattactacagaacaactatttaattaaaatttattcataGAGTTCTAAACGATATTTTGCACTTAGTGAGTTGAAAGTCTTAGAATCGGTGTGAGCTTTTAACCTATAGACAAAAGTACACTAAGGTAACTCTAAAATCATTATATTCTTAATACTCTCTCatcccagcattcattattggataatattcgttcgaatagaccacgtccagcacgcagtgagaGAATATAGCAGGATTAGTTGAGAGAGATCAAAAACCAACTacttgatacctgaaattgaagctcgtgatctcgatgATATTTGGTTTAAAGAATacagcgccacttcccacacatcgcttcaatcaatgaatttatggagagaacacttcggtgagcagataacttcacgttttgggtcggtcgattggccaccaagattggatgatatcacactgttagactttttgctgtaagatatgtatagtaaagtctaaagtctatgtcaACAATCACGCTTCGTATCAGGTCTTGTAGCAAAATATCACGCtggtcattcgccagttaccagtcgaagtaatcgaacgagtcatggaaaattgaactcaacggatggatcatctgaacATAGTCGCgggcaacatttgaaagagaaaatattcacaaaataaatgctaagaattttattttgaatgataataaaagttctctattaaatttgaggtttatgtatgttttattgaaaatagtagCTATTTCGCTATCAGAtctcgaaatagatcaccctAGAACactttaataaattgttaacaatttgctcaaatttttatcaacaacttcttaaaatttattaattcaatGGATACTGATTTTTGAGATAAAAGAACACCTTGCTGCAGCGATTGCTCGATATTTTTCTATACTCTTgccaagacgaaatatattaaaacggTGTTTTtcgattattatatttattttttatggtgAAGTTGTGGTAGAAAACTTCAAAACCcccggaaattgtaaagaactaaatacttttttaattcgtTGGAAAAGTATTATCagaataaatcaataaaataaatataagtacacacatacattatatacatatatatttgtagacGTATctgcataaaagaaaaataacttcGGAAAATTCTAACGATTATTTcgattcaaaatatatttttcgaataGAGTACTTCTTCTGACAAGGTCAATGTACGACAAGcattaaaaaatagcaaaatattaataattgcaGCAAATGTGTCTGCCATAAAGTACAATAATCTGCACTCAGCTGATGAAAGGCTCGGAATATCTGGAAAATTGCGTTTTGCACATAAAACGCCTCTTTTCAATGCGCAAAAAGAGGACAATCTAAGCGTATAAccaaatgcattaaaaaaaaaaattggttatttTTACGAGCGGAACAAATTTGGGTAGAAATAAACACGTAGTGGCATAAACGCGAAGGGATTTTCAGGCACATCAAACTTCAAAATAATATCGGCAAAAAACATACTAacacaactacatatgtacatatatatttaaacataaatatgaaGCATAATAATATGCTGTGTCTGGCAGGGCAGCATATGAAAACCACCCTTTCGCTATCAGATTACTTAGAAAGTGGCTTAAATTACCAAACAGCAAGGGTAATGCACATTCAAGGCATTATTTTATTAGTAGTATAAGgatacgtgtatgtatgtataagaatatgtgcgtgcgcaCATAAATACAGCAATCGGCATCATAACTTAAAACCGCAACAAATTGTTAAATTAGTGCGcgcatttattacaaaattccATGCCACACCGCCAGGCACAActcaaaatacacaaatatacacacgGAGCCCAAAGTGCATAGTATAGAGGCCAGTttagtgtgcgtgtgtgtgtaataatagcaataaagcaaagtaaaatatttaaaaggacCAAAGCGGAATGTTCAGGTTATGAAGTGCTTGGCATACgagattttcaatataaatacttCACGTACATACAATGATAGCCatcacacacacagccacacgcAACACAAACTGCCATACAAGCTTTCATACAACAACAGTACAACTTTGTTTACCATTACAAGCCAAATTGCTTGCGTTTAGATGTCCTTTCGCTAACATACACTTGACTGCTGCTCACTTGCCTCCTCACTAACATCTCGCCCACCACACCATCCCCCCACACTTGCTGCTGTTTTTGCATGAGTGCGTGAATGTATGAATGAATGACGCAGCAATGCTCATTCGCTTACAAAAGCTTAGAGATAACTtacaaattgttgttattgttattactaTGCTGCTGTTATTtcttgtttctgttgttgttgcatgttggCCTTTTTCGGGATTACAATTGTGCGTAAGACAAAAGGTAGTTCATGTGCACATGTTGTTCCTTTTTTGTTGTGCGCTGCAAATTTCAAGATATTCCATAAATTGCGGTGTTGCTGGTGACGATGGTGGtagtggtggtggcggtggcaaTATAAGCGCCCTTGTTGTCGTTGGATTTCACGGTATTGCATTATGCCGAAAAGTGCACATTGAAATCTCAGCAAGgacaaatttaatagaaaagcGCACATTGGACTAATAAACTCGACACGGCTGATGGTTGCGCACTTTCGTCCAACGGCGTAGGCGAACCCAGTGGTGATTTGTGGAAATTCGGTTGATTTAACATGGTACTCtggtaatattaatttttccatgGTAAATAATTCAATACTATTTAACCAATGATAAATTTCATTTACGATAGGGGAAAGATCTTTACACCATTCcttttcgataaaaaataataataataatgtgggGTGAACTCTCCATTACAGGCATATAAAAAGGGGTTGcatgggtttcaaaaaatcgatttttttattattttattaaattctacaacacctctagaatattgtcgtaaattttcaagtttatccgagtaatagtttcggagatacggttttaagaacttgtgcgctggaggctagctaggctaagtgcgccatctttaaacgcgtttttctcaaaactgtggttttgaagttggttggccagatttctcgagaactactcaaccgatcttcatgaaattttacacagatctttgagattCAATTCTTaaaccaactatttgaaaaaaaatgcgcGAAATtccaaaatccaattttcagtttctttCCTTCGCTCAAGTTCTATGTtgagattttaactaaaacacggactttttcactttaggttatcctgccaacgcggatGCACCTTTTTTCCGAGTGGTCCCCGGAAATGACGCCGCAATgccgattttaaaatatttttttcaaaaaatttcagaatttctttgttaatagtgtatgtttataacaataaatatttttaataaaatatttaattttttacattgagaaattttttttttttacgtgaggaaacccatgtaactctcCAAACTgttccttcgttcaagttctaagttcatattttaactaaaacactaCTTTTTCACTTTAGGTTATCCTGTCAACGCGGATGCATCTTTTTTCctaggggtcaccggaaatggcacCGCAATGccgatttttaaatattttttcaaaaaatttcagattttctttGTTAGTAGTGTAggtttataacaataaatatttttaataaaatatttaattttttacattgagaaaaaaaaactttttttacgtGAGGAAACTCATGTAACTCCCAAATAACTGTTCCATGAAATAATTTCTCGTATTATCAGGAAAGCTAAGCTCTTTTATACGGATATCACCCATCTCTCGTGAAAGTATTTATATTCACTTTACCTTTCATTTCAAAAGTTCAAACCTTAACCTCTAAAAGCTCCACTGAGCTTTACAGAGCCTTTTAACTACATTGAACTTTTCTAACATCTATAAAAATGCAGTTTTAGTTTACAAAACCTCCACAAAACTACTTTGACTTAAGTATCTTCCAAAATTTGGATGCTCATCGAATTTTCATTATTCTAATGTTTTTTTCTGCCCTTTGTGGAATGGAAAATGTAAACACCTTCCATTATAACCAATTttatatgaaacaaaaacattaacacTTCCATTTGTACAAAACGTTTTGCCATATATAAATTCTCGCCGATGAATTTTTAAGTCTCAAAGAAAATATAGAGCAAACCCTTTATCAACTC
It includes:
- the LOC126755671 gene encoding uncharacterized protein LOC126755671 gives rise to the protein MKVLVHICVLLALVAVAYSASSTWGVQNATDYLLINKRVTHPAVRNIAQTFYFDIPESYQSNNKVISAIYLRDQFQNSSGPINTLLYGGPGWTYASIQMRTQAGFGLNVTFAVYGR